Proteins from a genomic interval of Triplophysa dalaica isolate WHDGS20190420 chromosome 13, ASM1584641v1, whole genome shotgun sequence:
- the hmbox1b gene encoding homeobox-containing protein 1 isoform X2 yields MSHYTDEPRFTIEQIDLLQRLRRTGMTKPEILHALDTLERLDREHGDKFGRRGPADTNANNSTTSSTTPTSNTANCAPMATSSTTSTATQTQFHGNLSPSPNNSYAISPPTVLPSPVSLVAIAQNGRDALAAMPNGKLSPNRYPVNSAAAVRSYGLEASEEDLDVDDKVEELMRRDSTLVKDEIKAFLGNRRISQAVVAQVTGISQSRISHWLLQQGSDLSEQKKRAFYRWYQLERTTPGATLNMRPAPVALDEMEWRQTPPPINSATGSFRLRRGSRFTWRKECLAVMESYFSDNQYPDEAKREEIANACNAVIQKPGKKLSDLERVTSLKVYNWFANRRKEIKRRANIEATILENHGIDVQSPGGHSNSDDVDANDYSEQGCDVSYFEKRGVNRPFGYYRLEPTSPTQDDAANHTDHQDPISLAVEMAAVNHSILALSQPGSVAGEIKTEAIDDD; encoded by the exons ATGTCTCACTACACCGATGAGCCTCGGTTCACCATCGAACAGATCGACCTGCTCCAGAGACTGCGGCGTACAGGCATGACCAAACCCGAGATCCTGCACGCCCTGGACACCCTGGAGCGACTCGACCGCGAGCACGGAGATAAATTCGGCCGGCGCGGCCCAGCGGACACTAACGCCAACAACAGTACCACCTCTAGCACTACGCCCACCTCAAACACTGCTAACTGCGCCCCCATGGCAACGTCCTCCACCACTTCCACGGCAACGCAGACGCAATTCCACGGCAACTTATCGCCATCTCCCAACAACAGTTACGCTATTTCTCCACCCACTGTCTTACCCTCGCCGGTCTCTCTGGTCGCCATAGCGCAGAACGGGCGGGACGCTTTGGCAGCTATGCCCAACGGGAAGCTATCTCCAAACCGTTACCCTGTGAACAGCGCGGCGGCTGTGAGGTCGTACGGGCTGGAGGCGTCAGAGGAGGACCTGGATGTAGATGACAAAGTGGAGGAACTCATGAG ACGGGATAGCACGTTGGTGAAAGATGAAATCAAAGCCTTTCTAGGCAACAGACGCATCTCACAGGCCGTGGTGGCTCAGGTCACAG gcatTAGTCAGAGTCGAATCTCTCACTGGCTTCTCCAGCAGGGTTCAGACCTGAGCGAACAGAAGAAACGCGCTTTCTACCGCTGGTACCAGCTCGAGAGGACCACACCTG GTGCCACACTAAACATGCGGCCCGCCCCTGTGGCGTTGGACGAGATGGAATGGCGTCAAACCCCTCCTCCTATAAACTCTGCCACCGGAAGCTTCCGTCTGCGCAGAGGCAGTCGATTCACCTGGAGGAAAGAATGTCTCGCTGTCATGGAGAG TTATTTCAGTGATAACCAATATCCAGATGAAGCCAAACGAGAGGAGATCGCCAACGCCTGCAATGCTGTCATTCAGAAACCAG GAAAGAAGCTGTCAGACTTAGAAAGAGTCACGTCTCTAAAAGTCTACAACTGGTTCGCCAACCGCCGCAAGGAGATCAAGAGGCGGGCTAATATCG AAGCCACAATCCTGGAGAACCACGGGATAGACGTGCAGAGTCCCGGTGGACATTCCAACAGCGACGACGTCGACGCCAACGACTACAGCGAACAG GGTTGTGATGTTTCCTATTTTGAAAAGAGAGGCGTGAACCGGCCCTTCGGTTACTACCGGCTGGAGCCAACGTCACCAACACAG GATGATGCTGCCAATCACACAGACCACCAGGACCCCATCTCTCTCGCCGTGGAGATGGCAGCCGTCAATCACAGCATCCTCGCCCTATCCCAGCCTGGAAGCGTGGCGGGTGAAATCAAGACAGAGGCAATCGACGACGACTGA
- the hmbox1b gene encoding homeobox-containing protein 1 isoform X5 yields MSHYTDEPRFTIEQIDLLQRLRRTGMTKPEILHALDTLERLDREHGDKFGRRGPADTNANNSTTSSTTPTSNTANCAPMATSSTTSTATQTQFHGNLSPSPNNSYAISPPTVLPSPVSLVAIAQNGRDALAAMPNGKLSPNRYPVNSAAAVRSYGLEASEEDLDVDDKVEELMRRDSTLVKDEIKAFLGNRRISQAVVAQVTGISQSRISHWLLQQGSDLSEQKKRAFYRWYQLERTTPGATLNMRPAPVALDEMEWRQTPPPINSATGSFRLRRGSRFTWRKECLAVMESYFSDNQYPDEAKREEIANACNAVIQKPGKKLSDLERVTSLKVYNWFANRRKEIKRRANIELQMCHDRVFFPRSHNPGEPRDRRAESRWTFQQRRRRRQRLQRTGL; encoded by the exons ATGTCTCACTACACCGATGAGCCTCGGTTCACCATCGAACAGATCGACCTGCTCCAGAGACTGCGGCGTACAGGCATGACCAAACCCGAGATCCTGCACGCCCTGGACACCCTGGAGCGACTCGACCGCGAGCACGGAGATAAATTCGGCCGGCGCGGCCCAGCGGACACTAACGCCAACAACAGTACCACCTCTAGCACTACGCCCACCTCAAACACTGCTAACTGCGCCCCCATGGCAACGTCCTCCACCACTTCCACGGCAACGCAGACGCAATTCCACGGCAACTTATCGCCATCTCCCAACAACAGTTACGCTATTTCTCCACCCACTGTCTTACCCTCGCCGGTCTCTCTGGTCGCCATAGCGCAGAACGGGCGGGACGCTTTGGCAGCTATGCCCAACGGGAAGCTATCTCCAAACCGTTACCCTGTGAACAGCGCGGCGGCTGTGAGGTCGTACGGGCTGGAGGCGTCAGAGGAGGACCTGGATGTAGATGACAAAGTGGAGGAACTCATGAG ACGGGATAGCACGTTGGTGAAAGATGAAATCAAAGCCTTTCTAGGCAACAGACGCATCTCACAGGCCGTGGTGGCTCAGGTCACAG gcatTAGTCAGAGTCGAATCTCTCACTGGCTTCTCCAGCAGGGTTCAGACCTGAGCGAACAGAAGAAACGCGCTTTCTACCGCTGGTACCAGCTCGAGAGGACCACACCTG GTGCCACACTAAACATGCGGCCCGCCCCTGTGGCGTTGGACGAGATGGAATGGCGTCAAACCCCTCCTCCTATAAACTCTGCCACCGGAAGCTTCCGTCTGCGCAGAGGCAGTCGATTCACCTGGAGGAAAGAATGTCTCGCTGTCATGGAGAG TTATTTCAGTGATAACCAATATCCAGATGAAGCCAAACGAGAGGAGATCGCCAACGCCTGCAATGCTGTCATTCAGAAACCAG GAAAGAAGCTGTCAGACTTAGAAAGAGTCACGTCTCTAAAAGTCTACAACTGGTTCGCCAACCGCCGCAAGGAGATCAAGAGGCGGGCTAATATCG AGCTTCAGATGTGTCATGACAGGGTCTTTTTTCCAAGAAGCCACAATCCTGGAGAACCACGGGATAGACGTGCAGAGTCCCGGTGGACATTCCAACAGCGACGACGTCGACGCCAACGACTACAGCGAACAG GGTTGTGA
- the hmbox1b gene encoding homeobox-containing protein 1 isoform X1, which produces MSHYTDEPRFTIEQIDLLQRLRRTGMTKPEILHALDTLERLDREHGDKFGRRGPADTNANNSTTSSTTPTSNTANCAPMATSSTTSTATQTQFHGNLSPSPNNSYAISPPTVLPSPVSLVAIAQNGRDALAAMPNGKLSPNRYPVNSAAAVRSYGLEASEEDLDVDDKVEELMRRDSTLVKDEIKAFLGNRRISQAVVAQVTGISQSRISHWLLQQGSDLSEQKKRAFYRWYQLERTTPGATLNMRPAPVALDEMEWRQTPPPINSATGSFRLRRGSRFTWRKECLAVMESYFSDNQYPDEAKREEIANACNAVIQKPGKKLSDLERVTSLKVYNWFANRRKEIKRRANIGSFFQEATILENHGIDVQSPGGHSNSDDVDANDYSEQGCDVSYFEKRGVNRPFGYYRLEPTSPTQDDAANHTDHQDPISLAVEMAAVNHSILALSQPGSVAGEIKTEAIDDD; this is translated from the exons ATGTCTCACTACACCGATGAGCCTCGGTTCACCATCGAACAGATCGACCTGCTCCAGAGACTGCGGCGTACAGGCATGACCAAACCCGAGATCCTGCACGCCCTGGACACCCTGGAGCGACTCGACCGCGAGCACGGAGATAAATTCGGCCGGCGCGGCCCAGCGGACACTAACGCCAACAACAGTACCACCTCTAGCACTACGCCCACCTCAAACACTGCTAACTGCGCCCCCATGGCAACGTCCTCCACCACTTCCACGGCAACGCAGACGCAATTCCACGGCAACTTATCGCCATCTCCCAACAACAGTTACGCTATTTCTCCACCCACTGTCTTACCCTCGCCGGTCTCTCTGGTCGCCATAGCGCAGAACGGGCGGGACGCTTTGGCAGCTATGCCCAACGGGAAGCTATCTCCAAACCGTTACCCTGTGAACAGCGCGGCGGCTGTGAGGTCGTACGGGCTGGAGGCGTCAGAGGAGGACCTGGATGTAGATGACAAAGTGGAGGAACTCATGAG ACGGGATAGCACGTTGGTGAAAGATGAAATCAAAGCCTTTCTAGGCAACAGACGCATCTCACAGGCCGTGGTGGCTCAGGTCACAG gcatTAGTCAGAGTCGAATCTCTCACTGGCTTCTCCAGCAGGGTTCAGACCTGAGCGAACAGAAGAAACGCGCTTTCTACCGCTGGTACCAGCTCGAGAGGACCACACCTG GTGCCACACTAAACATGCGGCCCGCCCCTGTGGCGTTGGACGAGATGGAATGGCGTCAAACCCCTCCTCCTATAAACTCTGCCACCGGAAGCTTCCGTCTGCGCAGAGGCAGTCGATTCACCTGGAGGAAAGAATGTCTCGCTGTCATGGAGAG TTATTTCAGTGATAACCAATATCCAGATGAAGCCAAACGAGAGGAGATCGCCAACGCCTGCAATGCTGTCATTCAGAAACCAG GAAAGAAGCTGTCAGACTTAGAAAGAGTCACGTCTCTAAAAGTCTACAACTGGTTCGCCAACCGCCGCAAGGAGATCAAGAGGCGGGCTAATATCG GGTCTTTTTTCCAAGAAGCCACAATCCTGGAGAACCACGGGATAGACGTGCAGAGTCCCGGTGGACATTCCAACAGCGACGACGTCGACGCCAACGACTACAGCGAACAG GGTTGTGATGTTTCCTATTTTGAAAAGAGAGGCGTGAACCGGCCCTTCGGTTACTACCGGCTGGAGCCAACGTCACCAACACAG GATGATGCTGCCAATCACACAGACCACCAGGACCCCATCTCTCTCGCCGTGGAGATGGCAGCCGTCAATCACAGCATCCTCGCCCTATCCCAGCCTGGAAGCGTGGCGGGTGAAATCAAGACAGAGGCAATCGACGACGACTGA
- the hmbox1b gene encoding homeobox-containing protein 1 isoform X3, protein MSHYTDEPRFTIEQIDLLQRLRRTGMTKPEILHALDTLERLDREHGDKFGRRGPADTNANNSTTSSTTPTSNTANCAPMATSSTTSTATQTQFHGNLSPSPNNSYAISPPTVLPSPVSLVAIAQNGRDALAAMPNGKLSPNRYPVNSAAAVRSYGLEASEEDLDVDDKVEELMRRDSTLVKDEIKAFLGNRRISQAVVAQVTGISQSRISHWLLQQGSDLSEQKKRAFYRWYQLERTTPGATLNMRPAPVALDEMEWRQTPPPINSATGSFRLRRGSRFTWRKECLAVMESYFSDNQYPDEAKREEIANACNAVIQKPGKKLSDLERVTSLKVYNWFANRRKEIKRRANIATILENHGIDVQSPGGHSNSDDVDANDYSEQGCDVSYFEKRGVNRPFGYYRLEPTSPTQDDAANHTDHQDPISLAVEMAAVNHSILALSQPGSVAGEIKTEAIDDD, encoded by the exons ATGTCTCACTACACCGATGAGCCTCGGTTCACCATCGAACAGATCGACCTGCTCCAGAGACTGCGGCGTACAGGCATGACCAAACCCGAGATCCTGCACGCCCTGGACACCCTGGAGCGACTCGACCGCGAGCACGGAGATAAATTCGGCCGGCGCGGCCCAGCGGACACTAACGCCAACAACAGTACCACCTCTAGCACTACGCCCACCTCAAACACTGCTAACTGCGCCCCCATGGCAACGTCCTCCACCACTTCCACGGCAACGCAGACGCAATTCCACGGCAACTTATCGCCATCTCCCAACAACAGTTACGCTATTTCTCCACCCACTGTCTTACCCTCGCCGGTCTCTCTGGTCGCCATAGCGCAGAACGGGCGGGACGCTTTGGCAGCTATGCCCAACGGGAAGCTATCTCCAAACCGTTACCCTGTGAACAGCGCGGCGGCTGTGAGGTCGTACGGGCTGGAGGCGTCAGAGGAGGACCTGGATGTAGATGACAAAGTGGAGGAACTCATGAG ACGGGATAGCACGTTGGTGAAAGATGAAATCAAAGCCTTTCTAGGCAACAGACGCATCTCACAGGCCGTGGTGGCTCAGGTCACAG gcatTAGTCAGAGTCGAATCTCTCACTGGCTTCTCCAGCAGGGTTCAGACCTGAGCGAACAGAAGAAACGCGCTTTCTACCGCTGGTACCAGCTCGAGAGGACCACACCTG GTGCCACACTAAACATGCGGCCCGCCCCTGTGGCGTTGGACGAGATGGAATGGCGTCAAACCCCTCCTCCTATAAACTCTGCCACCGGAAGCTTCCGTCTGCGCAGAGGCAGTCGATTCACCTGGAGGAAAGAATGTCTCGCTGTCATGGAGAG TTATTTCAGTGATAACCAATATCCAGATGAAGCCAAACGAGAGGAGATCGCCAACGCCTGCAATGCTGTCATTCAGAAACCAG GAAAGAAGCTGTCAGACTTAGAAAGAGTCACGTCTCTAAAAGTCTACAACTGGTTCGCCAACCGCCGCAAGGAGATCAAGAGGCGGGCTAATATCG CCACAATCCTGGAGAACCACGGGATAGACGTGCAGAGTCCCGGTGGACATTCCAACAGCGACGACGTCGACGCCAACGACTACAGCGAACAG GGTTGTGATGTTTCCTATTTTGAAAAGAGAGGCGTGAACCGGCCCTTCGGTTACTACCGGCTGGAGCCAACGTCACCAACACAG GATGATGCTGCCAATCACACAGACCACCAGGACCCCATCTCTCTCGCCGTGGAGATGGCAGCCGTCAATCACAGCATCCTCGCCCTATCCCAGCCTGGAAGCGTGGCGGGTGAAATCAAGACAGAGGCAATCGACGACGACTGA
- the hmbox1b gene encoding homeobox-containing protein 1 isoform X4 — translation MSHYTDEPRFTIEQIDLLQRLRRTGMTKPEILHALDTLERLDREHGDKFGRRGPADTNANNSTTSSTTPTSNTANCAPMATSSTTSTATQTQFHGNLSPSPNNSYAISPPTVLPSPVSLVAIAQNGRDALAAMPNGKLSPNRYPVNSAAAVRSYGLEASEEDLDVDDKVEELMRRDSTLVKDEIKAFLGNRRISQAVVAQVTGISQSRISHWLLQQGSDLSEQKKRAFYRWYQLERTTPGATLNMRPAPVALDEMEWRQTPPPINSATGSFRLRRGSRFTWRKECLAVMESYFSDNQYPDEAKREEIANACNAVIQKPGKKLSDLERVTSLKVYNWFANRRKEIKRRANIGSFFQEATILENHGIDVQSPGGHSNSDDVDANDYSEQGCDVSYFEKRGVNRPFGYYRLEPTSPTQKHH, via the exons ATGTCTCACTACACCGATGAGCCTCGGTTCACCATCGAACAGATCGACCTGCTCCAGAGACTGCGGCGTACAGGCATGACCAAACCCGAGATCCTGCACGCCCTGGACACCCTGGAGCGACTCGACCGCGAGCACGGAGATAAATTCGGCCGGCGCGGCCCAGCGGACACTAACGCCAACAACAGTACCACCTCTAGCACTACGCCCACCTCAAACACTGCTAACTGCGCCCCCATGGCAACGTCCTCCACCACTTCCACGGCAACGCAGACGCAATTCCACGGCAACTTATCGCCATCTCCCAACAACAGTTACGCTATTTCTCCACCCACTGTCTTACCCTCGCCGGTCTCTCTGGTCGCCATAGCGCAGAACGGGCGGGACGCTTTGGCAGCTATGCCCAACGGGAAGCTATCTCCAAACCGTTACCCTGTGAACAGCGCGGCGGCTGTGAGGTCGTACGGGCTGGAGGCGTCAGAGGAGGACCTGGATGTAGATGACAAAGTGGAGGAACTCATGAG ACGGGATAGCACGTTGGTGAAAGATGAAATCAAAGCCTTTCTAGGCAACAGACGCATCTCACAGGCCGTGGTGGCTCAGGTCACAG gcatTAGTCAGAGTCGAATCTCTCACTGGCTTCTCCAGCAGGGTTCAGACCTGAGCGAACAGAAGAAACGCGCTTTCTACCGCTGGTACCAGCTCGAGAGGACCACACCTG GTGCCACACTAAACATGCGGCCCGCCCCTGTGGCGTTGGACGAGATGGAATGGCGTCAAACCCCTCCTCCTATAAACTCTGCCACCGGAAGCTTCCGTCTGCGCAGAGGCAGTCGATTCACCTGGAGGAAAGAATGTCTCGCTGTCATGGAGAG TTATTTCAGTGATAACCAATATCCAGATGAAGCCAAACGAGAGGAGATCGCCAACGCCTGCAATGCTGTCATTCAGAAACCAG GAAAGAAGCTGTCAGACTTAGAAAGAGTCACGTCTCTAAAAGTCTACAACTGGTTCGCCAACCGCCGCAAGGAGATCAAGAGGCGGGCTAATATCG GGTCTTTTTTCCAAGAAGCCACAATCCTGGAGAACCACGGGATAGACGTGCAGAGTCCCGGTGGACATTCCAACAGCGACGACGTCGACGCCAACGACTACAGCGAACAG GGTTGTGATGTTTCCTATTTTGAAAAGAGAGGCGTGAACCGGCCCTTCGGTTACTACCGGCTGGAGCCAACGTCACCAACACAG AAACATCATTGA